ACGGGAACGTTTATTGACACCATTGTGATTTGCACTATGACGGGCCTGACCATTGTTTTAACCGGCGCGTGGAAAATTGAGGGGTTGGAGGGCGTTGCTGTAACCACTGCGGCGTTTCAGCAGGGGCTTCCCTTTGCAACCTCTGTGGCTTCGTTTATTTTAATGATTTGTTTGGTGTTTTTTGCATTCACCACAATTTTGGGCTGGGATTATTATTCCGAGCGGTGCTTAGAATATTTAACCGGCGGAAACAAAAAAGCGGTTTCGGTTTACCGCTGGATTTACCTTTTGGCGATATTAATCGGCCCTTACATGACGGTTTCGCTGGTGTGGAACATTGCAGATGTGTTTAATGGTCTGATGGCGTTCCCCAACTTAATTGCGCTTTCCGTTTTAAGCGGCGTTGTCATTAAAGAAACAAAAGAATATTTTAAAAAGATAAAATAAAAAACAGAGCCTAAGGCATTTGCTTTAGGCTCTGTTTTTTATCATTCAAATGTGGGTGTTGCATACATTGGCACGATTTGTATGTATGTGTTGCCGGGGTTTAACATGAGGGGCGAGCCGTCTTCTAACGTATAAACGGTTTTTGCCTCACGGGATTGTTTCGACCAGTTGATTTTCACCATTTTCCCGTCGGACAAATAATATCCCGTTCCGCTGCCGAGGTTGGATAAATCCTGCCTGTCTTTGTTTTCCCCGTCTGCCAGGGGTGTATTTTTAAGCTGGTATAAAATAATGTTTTTGGCACTGAGCGCCTCGCCGGTTTGGGAAACGTGTTCCTTACCGTTCACATAGCGGACATAGCGCTTTGCTGTTTCGTCATACACATAATTCAGCTTATAAAACTTGGCGTAGGGAATCGCGACCTTTGTAATTTCTTCGCCGCCCTCCGGCACCGTGTCAACCTTGTTATAGTCGGGAATTTTGTTATCTGTTTCCAAGCTATATCCCTTTTTGTTTTTTGCATAATCTGAAAGCTTCACCGTGCTGGTGTAGAGGTTATGCCACGTTTTGTCGTAGGTGTTGTCCCGCCAGAAGCAGGAGCCATCGCCTAAAACGCCGTTTATATTTTGAATGCCCAGAGCAGAAATGTCCTTTGCGGCTTTGGGGCTCCAGCCCGCATGGCCGTAGACTGCGCCGTTTTCCATTGCATAGTCTAAAAAGTAATGGCGCGAAGAGCGGACGGGGCCGATTTTTTCCAGGCCATAGTCTTTAAACAAAGCCATAAAGCGGGTGGACTGTCCCTCCACCACAATTTCATATACCAGATATGAATTTTCCAGCCCAATTTGGGGGCGGGCTTTTTCGCTGTCGTTATCAATCATAACGGCGATGGGACGCACATGTTCTTTTTCTTTCATTTCAGCATAAAACGGGTCTACCTCTTCCTCCGGTTCAACAGCATAGAGATTATTTTGTGCGTCGGGGTTGTCTTTTGGCTTCCCGCAGGAGGAAACCAGCATCATAGCGGCAAGGGCCAGCAGAAGTATTCTTTTTTTCATAAGCGTTCTCCTTTTAGTTTTTCAGAAAGGGCAGTCAGCGCCGCCTTTCTGTGACTTACCTTGTTCTTTTCCTCCATCGTCATCTCTGAAAAAGTCTTGCCATATTCCGGGGCGAAAAAGACCGGGTCGTAGCCAAAGCCGTTTTCGCCGCGTTTTCTGTCAACAATGATTCCCGGACAGCTCGTGCCGAAAGTTTCAATTTTTCTGCCGCCGGGAAAAATAAGGCACATCGCGCATGCAAACCGCGCCCCGCGCTTATCTTTTGGAACGTCTTTTAGTTCCGCGAGCAGTTTTTTTACGTTTTCGTCGTCTGTGGCGTGCTCGCCGGCAAACCGGGCGGAATAAACCCCGGGGCGGCCGCCGAGCGCTTCCACTTCCAGTCCGGAGTCGTCTGCCAAAACAGGCAGCCCCGTGCGTTTAGAAATCTCAAAGGCTTTAATATATGCATTCTCTGCAAAGGTTGTTCCGGTTTCTTCTACGTCACATTCAATGCCTGCATCAGACAGGCCCAGTACTTCAATGTCGCTTAGAATTTCACGGATTTCTTTGAGCTTTCCCTGGTTGCCTGTAGCAACTAACAGCTTATTTAACATATTTTTCTACCAATGCGTCGATTGTTTTTTCGCAATATCCTTCCGGGCGCGCTTCTTGAAACAGCGACCAGCACTCGTTGTGGGTAACGGAGGCGCCGGGGGCAATAGAGGAGATTTCGCCCAGGGTTTCCATTTCTAAAAACAGCGCGTTGGTAAAGGTTTCAAAGGACATGCCGCCGTCAGGATAACACCCGTTTTCAATGGGGGCATATTGTTTGATGAACAGGTCGCCGTGGTTAAAATACATGGCAAAGCCGTGCTCGCTGTTAATTCCCACTTTAAATTTGTCCGGATGGCCGCTCTTTTGCTCTAAGCCAATGTATTTGTTGCCCCAGGTAACGCGGTCGTCCATCATGTTGGTATAGGGCCAAAGCGCCATTAAACGGTTGCCTAAAAGGCCTGTGTCTTTCGTGGGCTGGGCCACAATTTCAAACCCGCCGGGAGATAAAACCGTCAGCGTCCAGGGGGCAAGCTTAACGTCCCAGGCGGCGCAGTTGGTGATTTTGTGCGTCAGGCTCACCTTGCTGGAATCCGGGTCTAAGGTAATAGCAATTTCAAACTGATATTGGTTCCAGGTCTGAGCCGCAGGCTTAAACACCGCACCGTTTTCAATCAGTTCATAGGGCACGGGCTCGTTGTCAGGATAATAGCTTTTGGGCATGCCCTCAGGGCTGGTCCAAAGCCTGTGTCCGCCATAGATATACCAGGTGCCGCCGCCGAATTTGTCAAAGGCCGGGCCAGATTCGCTGAAATCCTTGTTTACATCTTCAAACATCATGTTTTCCCCGTCTATGAATGAATAGTTGATCACGCGGGGGCCAACGTCAATTGTCACAAGCAGCTTAACGATGCCATTTGCAATTTCTAAACATTTGCCAAAATTTTTGTACTCTGTAACATTGGTTGTAACTTTTCCCATTTAAAAATCCTCCTTAAGATATATAAAAAATATATTATACCGTCGTTTCTAAAAACGCACATGCGCCTGAAACCAAAATTTCCGCCTCCTGTGCGGCGAAGAAAAAGGTGTCGCCTTTGCGGAAGGGGAACCTTTCGCCGCCGGCTTGAATAGTGCCTTCGCCGGACAGGAATGTGACGCTTGAAAATGAGTTTTGCGTGGTTTTTAAGGTTACTTCTGCATGAGA
This Congzhengia minquanensis DNA region includes the following protein-coding sequences:
- a CDS encoding DUF3048 domain-containing protein; amino-acid sequence: MKKRILLLALAAMMLVSSCGKPKDNPDAQNNLYAVEPEEEVDPFYAEMKEKEHVRPIAVMIDNDSEKARPQIGLENSYLVYEIVVEGQSTRFMALFKDYGLEKIGPVRSSRHYFLDYAMENGAVYGHAGWSPKAAKDISALGIQNINGVLGDGSCFWRDNTYDKTWHNLYTSTVKLSDYAKNKKGYSLETDNKIPDYNKVDTVPEGGEEITKVAIPYAKFYKLNYVYDETAKRYVRYVNGKEHVSQTGEALSAKNIILYQLKNTPLADGENKDRQDLSNLGSGTGYYLSDGKMVKINWSKQSREAKTVYTLEDGSPLMLNPGNTYIQIVPMYATPTFE
- a CDS encoding XTP/dITP diphosphatase, with amino-acid sequence MLNKLLVATGNQGKLKEIREILSDIEVLGLSDAGIECDVEETGTTFAENAYIKAFEISKRTGLPVLADDSGLEVEALGGRPGVYSARFAGEHATDDENVKKLLAELKDVPKDKRGARFACAMCLIFPGGRKIETFGTSCPGIIVDRKRGENGFGYDPVFFAPEYGKTFSEMTMEEKNKVSHRKAALTALSEKLKGERL